In Rhodoferax koreense, a genomic segment contains:
- a CDS encoding GMP reductase, protein MEIFDYDNALLLPRKCRVESRSECDASVELGGRSFRLPVVPANMKTVVDEAICEWLAEHGYFYVMHRFDLDNVKFVRHMHERDLFASISLGVKPADYATVDQLAALGRAPEYITIDIAHGHADSVKNMIAYLKKKLPASFIIAGNVGTPEAIIDLENWGADATKVGIGPGKVCITKLKTGFGTGGWQLSALKWCARVATKPIIADGGIRDHGDIAKSIRFGATMVMIGSLFAGHEESPGKTVEVDGVLYKEYYGSASDFNKGEYKHVEGKRILEPIKGRLADTLVEMEQDVQSSISYAGGTRLMDIRKVNYVILGGDNAGEHLLM, encoded by the coding sequence ATGGAAATCTTCGACTACGACAACGCCCTGCTGCTGCCGCGCAAATGCCGCGTGGAAAGCCGCTCCGAATGCGACGCCAGCGTGGAGCTCGGCGGGCGCAGCTTCCGCCTGCCCGTAGTGCCGGCCAACATGAAGACCGTGGTGGACGAGGCCATCTGCGAATGGCTGGCCGAACACGGCTACTTCTACGTGATGCACCGCTTCGACCTGGACAACGTGAAGTTCGTGCGCCACATGCACGAACGCGATCTGTTCGCCTCGATCTCGCTGGGCGTGAAGCCGGCCGACTACGCCACGGTGGACCAGCTCGCCGCCCTCGGCCGCGCGCCCGAATACATCACCATCGACATCGCCCACGGCCATGCCGACAGCGTGAAGAACATGATCGCCTACCTGAAGAAAAAGCTGCCGGCTTCGTTCATCATCGCTGGCAACGTGGGGACGCCCGAGGCCATCATCGACCTGGAGAACTGGGGCGCCGACGCCACCAAGGTCGGCATCGGCCCGGGCAAGGTCTGCATCACCAAGCTCAAGACCGGCTTCGGCACCGGCGGCTGGCAACTGAGCGCGCTCAAGTGGTGCGCGCGCGTGGCCACCAAGCCCATCATCGCCGACGGCGGCATCCGCGATCACGGCGACATCGCCAAGAGCATCCGCTTCGGCGCGACGATGGTCATGATCGGCTCGCTGTTCGCGGGCCACGAAGAATCGCCGGGCAAGACCGTGGAAGTCGACGGCGTGTTGTACAAGGAATACTACGGCTCGGCCAGCGACTTCAACAAGGGCGAATACAAGCACGTGGAAGGCAAACGCATCCTGGAGCCGATCAAGGGCAGGCTGGCCGACACGCTGGTCGAGATGGAGCAGGACGTGCAGAGCTCGATCAGCTACGCCGGCGGCACCCGGCTCATGGACATCCGCAAGGTCAACTACGTCATCCTCGGCGGCGACAACGCGGGCGAACACCTTTTGATGTAG
- a CDS encoding alpha/beta hydrolase: protein MTRIDGAWLDRMYNNRALVPEHPRHLAHWAETSARVRRRKGCTLDAAYGDGAMEKLDIFPAAGAKAPVLVFIHGGYWRSLDKAEHAFVAPAFNRVGACVVLPNYDLCPTVTIAQIVLQQVQALAWVYRNIARFGGDPKRITVVGHSAGGHLAAMLLACQWTAVGTDLPARLVRHVLSISGLYELESIRRTPFLAEALRLTSAQARQSSPAWMPAPKNGQLFSVVGGDESAEFLRHNALIQQAWGTETVPVSETLPGLNHFSIVEALTRPRHRLHQLACQLLLQ from the coding sequence GTGACAAGAATCGACGGGGCGTGGCTGGATCGCATGTACAACAACCGGGCGCTGGTGCCTGAGCACCCGAGGCATCTGGCCCATTGGGCGGAGACTTCGGCGCGGGTGCGTCGGCGCAAGGGCTGCACGCTCGATGCCGCCTATGGCGACGGAGCGATGGAGAAGCTCGATATCTTCCCGGCTGCCGGGGCGAAGGCGCCGGTGCTGGTGTTCATCCACGGCGGCTACTGGCGCTCGCTGGACAAGGCCGAACACGCGTTCGTTGCGCCGGCCTTCAACCGTGTCGGCGCGTGCGTGGTGTTGCCCAACTACGACCTGTGCCCGACCGTGACGATTGCGCAGATCGTCCTGCAGCAGGTGCAGGCGCTGGCCTGGGTGTACCGCAATATCGCGCGTTTCGGCGGCGATCCGAAACGCATCACCGTGGTGGGGCATTCGGCGGGCGGGCATTTGGCGGCGATGTTGCTGGCCTGCCAATGGACGGCCGTCGGGACGGACCTGCCGGCGCGCTTGGTGAGGCACGTGCTGTCGATCTCTGGCCTGTATGAGCTCGAGTCGATCCGCCGCACGCCGTTCCTCGCCGAGGCGCTTCGCCTCACGTCGGCGCAGGCGCGCCAAAGCAGCCCGGCCTGGATGCCCGCACCGAAAAATGGCCAGCTGTTCTCGGTGGTCGGCGGCGACGAGAGCGCGGAGTTCCTGCGCCACAACGCCCTGATCCAGCAGGCCTGGGGAACCGAGACGGTTCCGGTGAGCGAAACCTTGCCCGGCCTGAACCACTTCAGCATCGTCGAGGCCTTGACCAGGCCGCGCCATCGCCTGCACCAGCTGGCCTGCCAACTACTCCTGCAGTGA
- a CDS encoding DUF429 domain-containing protein, whose translation MTRTVPHPLVGCDFSSSPTPRKPIVVAHGTLAQGRVVLSRLERFKTLEAWAAWLAEPGPWTGAFDFPFGLPRELVTSLGWPTDWLACMRHYAGLSRAEIRATFAAFCHARPVGGKFAHRATDAFAGSSPSMKWVNPPVAFMLHAGVPRLLAAGVALPGLHAGDPARVALEGYPGLLAREVLDGWRPRPGLAGVARRSYKSDEVARQTPERLIARKELVDALETGHGRHGPVSPGLRLKLSHAQRDMLVADASGDALDAVLCLLQAGRAESLYQAGDAGYGMPAQMDALEGWIVGAGG comes from the coding sequence ATGACGCGTACCGTGCCGCACCCACTGGTCGGCTGCGACTTCTCCAGCAGTCCCACACCGCGCAAACCCATCGTGGTCGCGCATGGCACGCTGGCGCAAGGGCGCGTGGTGCTGTCGCGGCTGGAGCGCTTCAAGACGCTGGAAGCCTGGGCGGCCTGGCTCGCCGAACCTGGGCCATGGACCGGGGCCTTCGACTTTCCCTTCGGCCTGCCGCGTGAACTCGTCACGTCCCTGGGTTGGCCGACCGACTGGCTGGCCTGCATGCGCCACTACGCCGGGCTGTCACGCGCCGAGATCCGGGCCACCTTTGCCGCGTTCTGCCACGCGCGGCCGGTCGGCGGGAAGTTCGCGCACCGCGCCACGGATGCCTTTGCCGGCTCCAGCCCGTCGATGAAATGGGTCAACCCGCCGGTGGCCTTCATGCTGCATGCGGGCGTGCCTCGCCTGCTGGCCGCTGGCGTGGCGCTGCCCGGTCTGCATGCGGGCGACCCGGCGCGTGTGGCGCTCGAGGGTTACCCCGGCCTGCTGGCGCGCGAGGTGCTCGATGGCTGGCGGCCACGGCCGGGCCTTGCCGGGGTGGCGAGGCGCAGCTACAAGAGCGACGAGGTGGCCCGGCAGACGCCCGAGCGCCTGATCGCACGCAAGGAACTGGTTGATGCCCTGGAAACCGGGCACGGCCGCCATGGGCCGGTGTCGCCGGGCCTGCGCCTCAAGCTCAGCCACGCGCAGCGCGACATGCTCGTGGCGGACGCCAGCGGTGATGCGCTCGATGCGGTGCTCTGCCTGTTGCAGGCTGGACGGGCGGAGTCGCTGTACCAGGCCGGCGATGCCGGCTACGGCATGCCGGCGCAGATGGATGCCCTGGAGGGCTGGATCGTCGGGGCGGGCGGCTGA
- the folE gene encoding GTP cyclohydrolase I — protein MKAPDAMSNDEGTPVSVKIRERLKAARKRFNANDNIAEFIQPGELELMLDEVTEKMQAVLDSMVIDTVNDHNTDNTARRVAKMYVKEVFSGRYVAAPKITEFPNAEHLNELMIVGPITVRSACSHHFCPVIGRIWIGVLPNEHTNVIGLSKYARLAEWVMGRPQIQEEAVVQLADLIMEKTQPDGLAIVMEATHYCMAWRGVKDMDSKMINSVMRGVFLKDPNLRREFLALIPQRG, from the coding sequence ATGAAAGCACCCGACGCCATGAGCAACGACGAAGGCACACCGGTTTCGGTGAAGATCCGCGAACGGCTCAAGGCCGCGCGCAAGCGCTTCAATGCCAACGACAACATCGCGGAGTTCATCCAGCCCGGCGAACTCGAGCTGATGCTCGACGAAGTCACCGAGAAGATGCAGGCCGTGCTCGACAGCATGGTCATCGATACCGTCAACGACCACAACACCGACAACACGGCGCGCCGCGTCGCCAAGATGTACGTGAAGGAAGTGTTCAGTGGCCGTTATGTGGCGGCGCCGAAGATCACCGAATTCCCGAACGCCGAACACCTGAACGAGCTCATGATCGTCGGCCCGATCACGGTGCGCAGCGCCTGCTCGCACCATTTCTGCCCGGTGATCGGCCGCATCTGGATCGGCGTGTTGCCCAACGAACACACCAACGTGATCGGCCTGTCGAAATACGCCCGCCTGGCCGAATGGGTGATGGGCCGGCCGCAGATCCAGGAAGAGGCCGTGGTGCAGCTCGCCGACCTGATCATGGAGAAGACCCAGCCTGACGGCCTGGCCATCGTGATGGAGGCCACGCACTACTGCATGGCCTGGCGCGGCGTGAAGGACATGGACAGCAAGATGATCAACTCGGTGATGCGCGGCGTCTTCCTCAAGGACCCGAACCTGCGCCGAGAATTTTTGGCCCTGATTCCGCAAAGAGGTTAA
- a CDS encoding carbohydrate kinase family protein, with protein sequence MSEFVDNWAVSDRMGPRMCTVGHAAVDHCFDIAEFPAQPTKTPAHRYRMISGGMASNASIAAARLGARVRLHGAVGDDEAGAFLHGRLCNNGVDCTGLQRVPGASSSISAVVIDAHGERQIFNSRGDALARAGALDTRGFEGADVVMVDPRWMRGATQALHWARANGVLSVLDGDISPQADLQVLSALADWSVFSESGLAAFAPGLALPAALQLAIAAGTQVAVVTLGQRGVYWLRASQAGEVQFLPSFPIKAVDTNGAGDVFHAALAIALADGLGDRAAIRFGAAAAAIKCQRAGGVVNGPDRAELDAFLAAAP encoded by the coding sequence ATGTCAGAGTTTGTTGACAACTGGGCAGTCTCGGACCGGATGGGTCCGCGCATGTGCACCGTCGGCCACGCCGCGGTGGACCATTGTTTCGACATCGCCGAATTTCCCGCGCAGCCGACCAAGACGCCCGCGCACCGCTACCGCATGATTTCGGGTGGCATGGCTTCGAATGCGTCGATCGCCGCGGCGCGGCTCGGCGCACGGGTTCGGCTGCATGGCGCGGTGGGTGACGACGAGGCCGGTGCCTTCCTGCATGGCCGGCTGTGCAACAACGGCGTGGACTGCACCGGGCTCCAGCGTGTGCCGGGCGCTTCGTCGTCGATCTCGGCGGTGGTGATCGATGCCCATGGCGAGCGCCAGATCTTCAACAGCCGTGGCGATGCGCTGGCACGCGCCGGCGCCCTTGACACGCGAGGCTTCGAAGGTGCGGACGTGGTGATGGTCGATCCCCGCTGGATGCGTGGCGCCACGCAGGCGCTGCACTGGGCGCGGGCCAACGGCGTGCTGAGCGTGCTCGACGGCGACATCTCGCCGCAGGCCGATCTGCAGGTCCTGAGTGCATTGGCCGACTGGTCGGTGTTTTCCGAAAGCGGTCTGGCCGCGTTCGCGCCGGGCCTGGCCCTGCCGGCCGCGCTGCAGCTTGCGATTGCCGCAGGCACCCAGGTGGCGGTGGTCACGCTGGGCCAGCGCGGCGTGTACTGGCTGCGGGCATCGCAGGCGGGCGAGGTGCAGTTCCTGCCCTCGTTCCCGATCAAGGCGGTCGACACCAACGGCGCGGGCGACGTGTTCCATGCGGCGCTGGCCATTGCGCTGGCCGACGGCCTGGGCGACCGGGCGGCCATCCGTTTCGGCGCCGCCGCGGCGGCCATCAAGTGCCAGCGCGCCGGCGGGGTGGTCAACGGGCCGGACCGCGCCGAACTCGACGCCTTCCTGGCCGCCGCCCCTTGA
- a CDS encoding EamA family transporter — protein sequence MPASALVLVLLAGLIHASWNILAKKAGGDVRFAAFTGVVMAVFWAPLGIWLGVEEVPRWGRMEWLALALSAALHTVYFVVLLRGYRKADLTVVYPLARGSGPLLSSLVAVLVLGESLSATGVLGILGVVGGVFLIAGGPALWRASHDPQQARRLRKGMAYGLLTGAFIAGYTVVDGYAVKLLLMSPILLDYFGNYIRLLFLAPVVLRNRPEAVALWRRQWRHALAVGIISPVSYVLVLYAVKVAPLSHVAPAREVSMLFAALLGGHLLGEGQRGLRLLGAGCIAAGVLALATG from the coding sequence ATGCCTGCTTCCGCCCTCGTCCTCGTCCTGCTCGCCGGCCTGATCCACGCGAGCTGGAACATCCTGGCCAAGAAAGCCGGCGGCGACGTGCGGTTTGCGGCTTTCACCGGCGTGGTGATGGCGGTGTTCTGGGCGCCGCTGGGCATCTGGCTCGGCGTGGAGGAAGTGCCGCGCTGGGGGCGTATGGAATGGCTGGCACTGGCGCTGAGCGCCGCGCTGCACACGGTGTATTTCGTGGTGCTGCTGCGGGGTTACCGCAAGGCCGACCTGACCGTGGTGTACCCGCTGGCGCGCGGCTCCGGGCCGTTGCTGTCCTCGCTGGTGGCGGTACTGGTGCTGGGCGAAAGCCTTTCGGCGACAGGCGTGCTGGGCATTCTCGGCGTGGTGGGCGGTGTGTTCCTCATTGCCGGCGGGCCGGCGCTGTGGCGCGCCTCGCACGACCCGCAGCAGGCCCGGCGCCTGCGCAAGGGCATGGCCTACGGCCTGCTCACCGGCGCCTTCATCGCCGGCTACACCGTGGTCGATGGTTATGCGGTGAAGCTTCTGCTGATGTCGCCGATCCTGCTCGATTACTTCGGCAACTACATCCGTCTGCTGTTCCTGGCCCCGGTGGTGCTGCGCAATCGGCCCGAGGCCGTGGCCCTGTGGCGGCGGCAGTGGCGCCATGCGCTGGCGGTGGGCATCATCAGCCCGGTCTCGTATGTGCTGGTGCTGTACGCCGTGAAGGTCGCGCCGCTGTCGCATGTGGCGCCAGCGCGCGAGGTCTCGATGTTGTTCGCCGCGTTGCTGGGCGGCCATCTGCTGGGCGAAGGGCAGCGGGGCCTGCGCCTGCTGGGCGCGGGCTGCATCGCGGCCGGCGTGCTGGCGCTGGCCACCGGCTGA
- the clsB gene encoding cardiolipin synthase ClsB, whose protein sequence is MSRSAPRLRGGHHLRLLEGSRELFPALIEAMDGARHEVRLETYIFDFTGAGASVAEALARAAERGVKVCLTVDGLGTGVLPALWRSRFGQAGVAWRVYSPVSAMALLLPTRWRRLHRKLCVIDGELAFCGGINILDDFHDPTHGVLAAPRFDFAVRITGPLVAEAEQTVALLWRRLQAVRELRQHHLHKAVQRLLAPITLPAPAGQSLAGGHLARAALVLRDNLRSRKRIERAYLRAIGAARREIIIANAYFVPGFKLRRALVLAAERGVRVQLLLQGRYEYFMQYHASRPIYGALLGAGVEIFEYAPSFLHAKVAVIDGHWATVGSSNLDPLSLLLAREANVVVDDAGFATELRDRLLGAMQLAGPAVDPATYARRPLRQRGMEYLAMLVMRLALLVTRNRY, encoded by the coding sequence ATGTCGCGCTCGGCGCCCCGGCTGCGCGGCGGCCACCACCTGCGGCTGCTCGAAGGCAGCCGGGAACTGTTTCCCGCCCTGATCGAGGCCATGGACGGCGCGCGGCACGAGGTGCGGCTCGAAACCTACATCTTCGACTTCACCGGCGCCGGTGCATCCGTGGCCGAGGCCCTGGCACGCGCGGCCGAACGCGGCGTGAAGGTGTGCCTCACCGTGGACGGCCTGGGCACCGGCGTATTGCCCGCCCTGTGGCGATCGCGTTTCGGCCAGGCCGGCGTGGCCTGGCGCGTGTATTCGCCGGTGAGCGCGATGGCGCTGCTGCTGCCCACGCGCTGGCGCCGGTTGCACCGCAAGCTGTGCGTGATCGATGGCGAGCTGGCGTTCTGCGGCGGCATCAACATCCTCGACGATTTCCATGATCCGACCCATGGCGTGCTGGCCGCGCCGCGATTCGACTTCGCCGTGCGCATCACCGGGCCGCTCGTGGCCGAGGCGGAACAGACCGTGGCGCTGCTGTGGCGGCGCCTGCAGGCGGTGCGCGAACTCCGGCAGCACCATCTGCACAAGGCCGTGCAGCGGCTGCTGGCGCCCATCACGCTGCCGGCGCCAGCGGGGCAAAGCCTGGCCGGCGGCCACCTGGCCCGCGCGGCGTTGGTGCTGCGCGACAACCTGCGCAGCCGCAAGCGCATCGAACGCGCCTACCTGCGCGCGATCGGTGCCGCGCGGCGCGAGATCATCATCGCCAACGCCTACTTCGTGCCCGGTTTCAAGCTGCGCCGCGCGCTGGTGCTCGCGGCAGAGCGCGGCGTGCGTGTGCAACTGCTGCTGCAGGGCCGGTACGAGTACTTCATGCAGTATCACGCCTCGCGACCCATCTACGGCGCGCTGCTCGGCGCCGGCGTCGAAATCTTCGAATACGCACCGAGCTTCCTGCATGCCAAGGTGGCGGTGATCGACGGGCATTGGGCCACCGTGGGTTCGTCGAACCTCGATCCGCTGAGCCTGCTGCTCGCGCGCGAGGCCAATGTGGTGGTGGACGATGCCGGCTTCGCCACCGAGCTGCGTGACCGGCTGCTGGGCGCCATGCAACTGGCCGGCCCGGCCGTGGACCCGGCCACGTACGCGCGCCGCCCGCTGCGCCAGCGGGGCATGGAGTACCTGGCCATGCTGGTGATGCGGCTGGCGCTGCTGGTCACGCGGAATCGCTATTGA
- a CDS encoding endonuclease/exonuclease/phosphatase family protein — MNILRVATYNIHKGVQGLGPARRLEIHNLGHAVEQLDADIVCLQEVRKLNRNEQKYFTHWPDLPQADFLAPEGYEAIYQTNAVTKHGEHGNALLSRWPVVWHKHEDMSDHRFEQRGLLHVHVQVHDTPVHVIVVHLGLIPASRLRQVRQLQAYIAREVPAGAALIVAGDFNDWGTQMRTALNAIHMQAFEKKGALTYPSRLPLVQLDYVYARGLKPLGLEVPKGRIWWRMSDHLPLLAEFGMPT; from the coding sequence ATGAACATCCTGCGCGTGGCCACTTACAACATCCACAAGGGCGTGCAGGGCCTGGGGCCGGCGCGCCGGCTCGAGATCCACAATCTGGGCCATGCCGTGGAGCAGCTCGATGCCGACATCGTCTGCCTGCAGGAAGTGCGCAAGCTCAACCGCAACGAGCAGAAATACTTCACCCATTGGCCGGATCTGCCGCAGGCCGACTTTCTGGCGCCCGAGGGTTACGAGGCCATCTACCAGACCAATGCGGTCACCAAACATGGTGAACATGGCAATGCGCTGCTGTCGCGCTGGCCGGTGGTGTGGCACAAACACGAAGACATGTCCGACCACCGCTTCGAGCAGCGCGGCCTGTTGCACGTGCACGTGCAGGTGCACGACACACCCGTGCACGTGATCGTGGTGCACCTGGGCCTGATCCCGGCCAGCCGCCTGCGCCAGGTGCGCCAGTTGCAGGCTTACATCGCCCGAGAGGTGCCGGCGGGCGCCGCGCTGATCGTGGCGGGCGATTTCAACGACTGGGGCACGCAGATGCGCACCGCGCTCAACGCCATCCACATGCAGGCGTTCGAGAAGAAGGGCGCGCTCACCTATCCGTCGCGGCTACCGCTGGTGCAGCTCGATTACGTCTACGCGCGCGGCCTGAAGCCGCTGGGGCTGGAAGTGCCGAAGGGCCGGATCTGGTGGCGCATGTCCGACCATCTGCCGCTGCTGGCCGAGTTCGGCATGCCGACGTAG
- a CDS encoding BLUF domain-containing protein: protein MLVRLLYASRAVDTSPGAIEAILAQSRQYNPTCGITGILCYGGGIFLQAIEGGRMAVSELYGHIQKDVRHKDVALLHFEEISERRFGGWTMGQVNLLKLNHSILLKYSEKPELDPYAVSGKVSLALLEELMATAAIIGRV, encoded by the coding sequence ATGCTGGTACGTTTGTTATATGCCAGTCGCGCCGTCGATACGAGCCCGGGCGCGATCGAGGCCATCCTGGCGCAGTCGCGCCAGTACAACCCGACCTGCGGCATCACCGGCATCCTGTGCTATGGCGGCGGCATCTTCCTGCAAGCCATCGAGGGTGGCCGCATGGCGGTGAGCGAGCTCTACGGCCACATCCAGAAGGACGTGCGCCACAAGGACGTCGCGTTGCTGCATTTCGAGGAAATCTCCGAGCGCCGTTTTGGCGGCTGGACCATGGGCCAGGTCAATCTGCTCAAGCTCAACCATTCGATCCTGCTCAAGTATTCGGAGAAGCCTGAACTCGATCCCTATGCGGTCTCGGGCAAGGTCTCTCTGGCGCTGCTGGAAGAGTTGATGGCCACCGCCGCCATCATCGGCCGGGTCTGA
- a CDS encoding substrate-binding periplasmic protein: MPKFSHVFQYLVFRLYLVVAVLPFCVAANAADGPDCSRPLTLGLHVHGLLYSSQTGTGIDKDIADAMAQRSGCTITTTVLPRARIWQLIESGALDFSLSGIATPERDRFAAFAWYFSNRYYLLVRQDSGVERLADFDVRPKLQLGVIRSFRYGARANQWVDQLAADGRISYASDLEPLYQVLLLGRIHGMIIEPFDMMDVQGTPVKDVTRIIELDDPAIPHGLIMSKKSLSPVEQNKWRALVDELRQNGTVQRIFEKYFAPDLARRMVNFQQ; the protein is encoded by the coding sequence ATGCCCAAATTCAGCCATGTGTTCCAGTATCTGGTGTTTCGCCTGTACCTCGTGGTTGCAGTCCTGCCGTTCTGCGTGGCCGCCAACGCGGCCGACGGCCCGGATTGTTCACGCCCGCTGACGCTCGGCCTGCATGTGCATGGCCTGCTGTATTCGTCGCAGACCGGCACCGGCATCGACAAGGACATCGCGGACGCCATGGCGCAGCGCAGCGGCTGCACCATCACCACCACGGTGCTGCCGCGTGCGCGCATCTGGCAGCTCATCGAATCAGGGGCGCTCGATTTCAGCCTGTCGGGTATCGCCACGCCGGAGCGCGATCGGTTTGCCGCCTTCGCTTGGTATTTTTCCAACCGCTATTACCTGCTGGTGCGCCAGGACAGCGGCGTCGAAAGGCTGGCGGATTTCGACGTGCGTCCGAAGCTGCAGCTCGGCGTGATCCGCAGCTTCCGCTATGGCGCACGCGCCAACCAATGGGTCGATCAGCTCGCCGCCGATGGGCGCATCAGCTATGCATCCGATCTCGAGCCCCTGTACCAGGTGTTGCTGCTCGGACGCATTCACGGCATGATCATCGAGCCATTCGATATGATGGACGTGCAGGGCACGCCGGTGAAGGACGTCACCCGCATCATCGAGCTGGACGATCCGGCCATCCCCCATGGGCTCATCATGTCGAAGAAATCGCTTTCGCCCGTGGAGCAGAACAAGTGGCGCGCCTTGGTCGACGAGCTGCGCCAGAACGGCACCGTACAACGCATCTTCGAAAAATACTTCGCCCCCGATCTGGCCCGCCGCATGGTGAACTTCCAGCAATGA
- the nudB gene encoding dihydroneopterin triphosphate diphosphatase, translating to MNPKPPKLPESVLVVIHTPALEVLLIRRADAVGHVDHWQSVTGSKDTPGEDFHDTAVREVFEETGIACGPGSALADGLCDWDIENIYEIYPQWRHRYAPGVVHNTEHLFSLQVPAGTEVRLSPREHTAYRWLPYLAAAEACFSPSNAEAILMLPRFIEDISPTSGWAAAA from the coding sequence GTGAACCCAAAACCGCCCAAACTTCCCGAATCCGTGCTGGTGGTGATCCACACGCCCGCCCTCGAGGTGCTGCTGATCCGCCGCGCCGATGCCGTCGGCCATGTTGACCATTGGCAATCCGTCACCGGCAGCAAGGACACCCCCGGTGAGGACTTCCATGACACCGCAGTGCGCGAGGTGTTCGAGGAAACCGGCATCGCCTGCGGCCCGGGCTCGGCATTGGCCGACGGCCTGTGCGACTGGGACATCGAGAACATCTACGAGATCTACCCGCAGTGGCGCCACCGCTACGCGCCGGGCGTGGTGCACAACACCGAGCATCTGTTCAGCCTGCAGGTGCCGGCTGGCACCGAGGTGCGCCTGAGCCCGCGCGAGCACACGGCGTACCGCTGGCTGCCCTACCTGGCAGCGGCGGAGGCCTGTTTCTCGCCGTCGAATGCCGAGGCCATCCTGATGCTGCCACGCTTCATCGAAGACATTTCACCCACCTCGGGCTGGGCGGCCGCCGCATGA